From one Bifidobacterium sp. WK012_4_13 genomic stretch:
- the otsB gene encoding trehalose-phosphatase, producing MSRLIIVSNRLPFSMEENEDKSFALRQNVGGLATAIGPYHKTHRDSIWVGWSGIDASEHTKSEVESIKKEFSDRRCVPIFLDESEVKGYYAGFSNDTLWPLLHDFPHEANFNEETFNIYADVNEKFADMVAPLIHKGDTVWIQDYHLMLLPQMLRERFPKASIGWFLHVPFPSPEIFRSLPWSREILNGILGADLVGFHTVDYANSFKASVKLLLGKDVDEQGHVELEDGRRSTVDAFPIGIDYNLYRRTSRSNLATEMRRGIEAVCGKRTGQRYATSLTAESNAATEASTKEGARWSHYSREDLPELTLARFAASGSPKPNKVIVSIDRLDYTKGIPERLRAFELMLGKYPEWIGHVTYYLLATPSRENVPTYKRLKEQVDQLVGQINGKYSLLSWNPIHYITRSLPIKPVCGIYAAGDVALVTPLRDGMNLVAKEYLACHDGRAGALVLSDMCGAARELDQAFIVNPYDTSAVCEALHDALEISNEDSRRRNIAMQARLKFRTAATWCTGFLASLAQVASTSLADKRLRMDQRNTMMEQWDKAGSRLLLLDYDGTLTPLVRTPDRARPTQGLRSLIRRVASDPAVTLYIVSGRSHETMGAWFGDLPVGLIAEHGVWRSGYDSKADSGTGRKWTRLEGLPDAAEWKKRIEPIMRESVDSLEKSFIEQKDDAMAWHYRLSDQRKANVERMRLLEKLRAITGKLGLMVMENAKVVEVCPVAVSKGQAVAPILESGDYDFMLAAGDDSTDETMFAVMPENSWSIKVGAGITRAQSRLLNAASVQRLLGYLAAESEATRA from the coding sequence ATGTCAAGACTCATAATAGTTTCCAATCGACTGCCTTTTTCGATGGAAGAGAACGAAGATAAATCATTCGCACTGCGACAGAACGTTGGCGGACTGGCGACCGCAATCGGACCATATCATAAGACTCACCGCGACAGCATCTGGGTAGGCTGGAGTGGCATCGATGCCTCCGAGCATACGAAGTCAGAGGTAGAGAGCATCAAGAAGGAGTTCTCCGATCGCCGCTGCGTCCCGATTTTCCTTGATGAATCAGAGGTCAAGGGCTACTATGCTGGCTTTTCGAATGATACCTTGTGGCCGTTGCTGCACGATTTTCCGCATGAGGCGAATTTCAACGAGGAAACCTTCAATATCTATGCCGATGTCAACGAGAAATTCGCTGACATGGTCGCGCCGCTGATTCATAAGGGTGACACCGTCTGGATTCAGGACTACCACTTGATGCTGCTGCCCCAGATGTTGCGCGAGCGCTTCCCGAAGGCTTCGATCGGCTGGTTCCTGCATGTCCCATTCCCAAGCCCTGAGATCTTCCGCTCCCTGCCGTGGAGCCGCGAGATACTCAATGGCATTCTGGGGGCCGATCTGGTTGGATTCCATACCGTCGACTATGCGAATAGCTTCAAGGCTTCCGTGAAGCTTCTGCTTGGCAAGGACGTTGACGAACAAGGCCACGTTGAGCTGGAAGACGGTCGTAGAAGCACCGTTGACGCATTCCCTATCGGCATCGACTACAACCTGTATCGCCGCACGTCTCGGTCGAACCTCGCAACTGAGATGCGCAGGGGCATCGAAGCGGTCTGTGGCAAGCGCACTGGTCAACGCTATGCGACATCGCTGACTGCGGAAAGCAATGCCGCGACCGAGGCTTCCACCAAGGAGGGCGCACGGTGGAGTCACTACTCACGCGAAGACCTGCCAGAGCTCACGCTTGCAAGGTTCGCAGCTTCCGGCAGTCCCAAGCCCAACAAGGTCATCGTCTCCATCGATCGACTCGATTACACCAAGGGAATTCCCGAACGTCTCCGCGCGTTCGAACTGATGCTGGGCAAATATCCTGAATGGATCGGCCATGTCACCTATTACCTGCTCGCCACGCCTTCACGCGAGAATGTGCCGACATACAAGCGTCTGAAGGAGCAGGTGGACCAGTTGGTCGGACAGATCAACGGCAAGTACTCGCTGCTCTCGTGGAACCCGATTCACTACATCACCCGGTCGCTTCCCATCAAGCCGGTGTGTGGAATCTATGCGGCAGGGGATGTCGCGCTGGTCACGCCACTTCGCGACGGCATGAACCTGGTCGCCAAGGAATACCTCGCGTGCCATGATGGACGGGCAGGCGCACTCGTCCTTTCGGATATGTGCGGGGCTGCGCGTGAGCTTGACCAGGCGTTCATAGTCAACCCATACGATACCTCTGCCGTGTGCGAGGCGCTGCATGATGCGCTTGAGATCTCGAATGAGGATTCCAGACGCCGTAACATCGCCATGCAGGCAAGGTTGAAGTTCAGGACAGCGGCGACATGGTGCACTGGATTCCTTGCATCGCTGGCTCAGGTTGCCAGCACGAGCCTTGCGGACAAGCGTCTTCGCATGGATCAGCGCAACACGATGATGGAGCAGTGGGATAAGGCAGGGAGCCGCTTGCTCCTGCTTGACTATGATGGCACGCTCACGCCGCTTGTGCGCACTCCGGATCGCGCAAGACCCACACAGGGACTGCGATCGCTGATTCGCCGCGTCGCTTCGGACCCTGCGGTCACGCTGTACATCGTTTCCGGGCGCTCGCACGAAACGATGGGCGCCTGGTTCGGCGATCTGCCAGTCGGTCTCATCGCTGAGCACGGCGTATGGCGAAGCGGCTATGATTCGAAGGCCGACAGTGGCACAGGCCGAAAATGGACGCGTCTCGAAGGTCTTCCTGATGCCGCTGAGTGGAAGAAGAGGATTGAGCCAATCATGCGGGAATCCGTCGATTCCCTCGAGAAGTCCTTCATCGAGCAGAAGGACGATGCGATGGCATGGCATTACCGTCTCAGTGACCAGCGCAAGGCGAACGTGGAAAGAATGAGGCTTCTTGAGAAGCTTCGTGCCATAACGGGGAAGCTTGGCCTGATGGTGATGGAGAATGCCAAGGTCGTCGAGGTGTGTCCTGTCGCCGTGAGCAAGGGCCAGGCCGTCGCTCCGATTCTTGAGAGCGGTGATTATGACTTCATGCTTGCAGCAGGAGATGACTCGACCGACGAGACGATGTTCGCCGTCATGCCTGAGAATTCATGGAGCATCAAGGTCGGTGCCGGCATCACCCGCGCACAGTCCCGTCTTTTGAACGCTGCGTCCGTTCAACGCCTGCTTGGGTACCTCGCCGCAGAGTCGGAAGCGACCCGTGCATGA
- a CDS encoding glycogen debranching N-terminal domain-containing protein — MHKNAQHSAQHIPTQPWLHDREVIVSAPAQLWSNGDGLIDGEGVSGFYVGDTRMISAVSVVVNGVEPQMVRHSVQQSNSSSNVYLARNITGSTVDPMFRIDECREIGDGLLTLEYRLRNGLQRSTHLVFELHICIDNTDMQSIKGGVARMSETSQTLHIAVGDSACDVNSDAGALRISASPDAEVRGEGLECSFIWDIDIPPSSQTTLQCSAHARSPRRVVVPARGKASWHDALISTWDSRLDAWVSRSLQDLEALRMSIPELPDDEFLAAGAPWFFTLFGRDSLWAARFMLPITNIPALGTLRTLAHFQAEASDSSTNAEPGKIPHELRAQAMEYAGAFAEHHLDLPPLYYGTVDATALWVILFAELVDSHIAKSEVEALLPHMERALEWIRDFGDADGDGFLEYVDTSGHGLANQGWKDSGDSVRWRDGSIAKGPIALCEVQGYAYQAAMDGARMLDAFGRKGGDQWRSWASKLKERFNAQFWISDESGRYPAIALDGDKRPVDSLTSNIGHLLGTGIIDGDGVDAIASRLMSPELNSGYGIRTLSSQSGGYWPLSYHCGSVWAHDTAIAMLGLYQEGRAKQARIIGEELIKAAEQFDYQMPELYSGDAAPNLVPYPAACHPQAWSAASSIAVYKVFQDNRS, encoded by the coding sequence ATGCATAAGAACGCTCAGCACAGTGCACAGCACATACCCACACAGCCTTGGCTGCATGACAGGGAGGTCATTGTCTCTGCTCCGGCACAGTTGTGGAGCAACGGCGACGGTCTGATAGATGGCGAAGGAGTGAGCGGTTTCTATGTGGGCGACACTCGTATGATTTCGGCAGTCAGCGTGGTCGTTAACGGAGTGGAACCCCAGATGGTCAGACATTCGGTGCAGCAATCAAACTCATCGTCGAATGTCTATTTGGCGCGTAACATAACGGGAAGCACGGTGGACCCCATGTTTCGCATCGATGAATGCCGCGAAATCGGTGACGGACTGCTGACGCTTGAGTATCGTTTGCGCAATGGTCTGCAACGCTCGACCCATCTCGTCTTTGAGCTGCACATATGCATCGACAACACCGATATGCAAAGCATCAAAGGTGGGGTGGCTCGGATGTCCGAGACTTCTCAGACACTTCACATTGCAGTGGGCGACAGCGCATGTGACGTGAATTCCGATGCGGGTGCGCTGCGTATCAGTGCTAGCCCCGATGCTGAGGTCAGGGGTGAAGGGCTTGAATGCTCGTTTATCTGGGATATTGACATTCCACCGTCTTCGCAAACCACGCTTCAATGCTCTGCGCATGCTCGCAGTCCAAGACGCGTCGTGGTCCCAGCGCGTGGAAAGGCCTCTTGGCATGATGCGCTCATCTCGACGTGGGATTCAAGGCTCGATGCATGGGTTTCCCGTTCCTTGCAAGATCTGGAAGCATTGAGGATGTCGATTCCAGAGCTTCCCGACGATGAATTCCTGGCTGCCGGCGCGCCTTGGTTCTTCACGCTCTTTGGGCGCGATTCGCTATGGGCCGCGCGGTTCATGCTCCCGATCACCAACATTCCTGCTCTTGGAACTTTGCGGACGCTGGCGCATTTTCAGGCTGAAGCGTCCGATTCTTCGACCAATGCGGAACCAGGGAAGATACCGCATGAACTTCGAGCGCAGGCTATGGAATATGCAGGCGCTTTCGCAGAGCATCATCTCGATCTGCCGCCGCTATATTACGGAACGGTTGATGCCACGGCACTGTGGGTCATACTCTTTGCAGAGCTTGTGGATTCTCATATTGCGAAGTCCGAAGTCGAGGCGCTCCTGCCTCATATGGAACGTGCGCTCGAATGGATCAGAGATTTTGGTGATGCCGATGGTGATGGCTTCCTCGAATACGTCGATACTTCCGGGCACGGCCTTGCGAATCAGGGTTGGAAGGATTCTGGCGATTCGGTCCGGTGGCGTGACGGGAGCATTGCCAAGGGGCCGATTGCGCTCTGCGAAGTGCAGGGTTACGCGTATCAGGCAGCAATGGATGGCGCTCGTATGCTCGATGCGTTCGGCAGGAAGGGCGGGGATCAGTGGAGATCGTGGGCATCGAAGCTGAAAGAACGATTCAATGCACAATTCTGGATCTCGGATGAATCTGGCCGGTATCCGGCGATCGCCTTGGATGGAGACAAACGACCGGTTGACTCACTGACCAGTAACATAGGGCATCTTCTGGGGACTGGCATCATCGATGGCGACGGCGTAGACGCCATAGCGAGTCGGTTGATGTCTCCTGAACTCAATTCTGGATACGGCATCCGCACACTCAGCTCGCAATCAGGCGGGTATTGGCCTTTGAGCTATCATTGCGGCTCTGTGTGGGCACACGACACGGCAATCGCAATGCTCGGACTGTATCAAGAGGGTAGAGCGAAGCAGGCTCGCATCATTGGCGAAGAGCTCATCAAGGCTGCAGAGCAGTTCGATTATCAGATGCCCGAGCTCTATTCTGGCGATGCCGCACCGAATCTGGTTCCCTATCCTGCTGCATGCCATCCCCAGGCATGGTCTGCGGCGTCTTCGATTGCTGTCTATAAGGTCTTTCAAGACAATCGGAGCTGA
- a CDS encoding carbohydrate ABC transporter permease: MSDRNTVHARIASADGSKRASRTMGKALHRVFSSSWIIYVVLIMLAAIYIMPFIIQIATSFKTDADAAANPVSLIPAVWTTAAYQRLFLNSDFPLWFKNSVIVTVFVTTGRVFFDSMAGYALSRLHFRGRDTIFALLVAVMSVPMVVLLIPKFLIIKSLGIYDSYFGMILPLLIDASGVFIMRNFFESIPQSVEEQAKIDRAGTFRIFWSIVLPMARPALITITILSFQGSWNELSHFIVATQSPSLTTLTKGVASLASGQLSAGTQYPIKLAAAAIMTVPVAVLFFIFQKRIMNTNEGSVKE, translated from the coding sequence ATGAGTGATCGCAACACCGTGCACGCCCGCATAGCTTCAGCAGATGGCAGCAAGCGTGCATCGCGGACGATGGGCAAGGCCCTCCATAGGGTATTTTCCAGCTCATGGATCATCTATGTGGTGCTGATAATGCTTGCCGCCATATATATCATGCCATTCATCATCCAGATCGCGACTTCGTTCAAGACCGATGCCGATGCCGCGGCGAATCCCGTATCGCTTATCCCTGCTGTCTGGACGACGGCAGCCTACCAGCGTCTGTTCCTGAACTCGGACTTCCCTCTGTGGTTCAAGAATTCGGTGATTGTAACCGTGTTCGTCACGACCGGTCGGGTATTTTTTGATTCGATGGCTGGCTATGCCTTGTCCCGATTGCATTTCAGGGGCAGAGACACGATATTTGCACTGCTGGTTGCGGTGATGAGTGTGCCCATGGTCGTTTTGCTCATTCCAAAGTTCCTGATTATCAAGAGCCTGGGAATCTATGACAGCTATTTCGGTATGATTCTGCCGCTGCTGATTGATGCAAGTGGTGTGTTCATCATGAGGAATTTCTTTGAATCGATACCGCAGAGTGTCGAGGAGCAGGCAAAGATAGACCGGGCAGGGACATTCAGAATCTTTTGGTCGATTGTGCTGCCCATGGCACGTCCGGCTCTGATAACCATAACGATTCTATCCTTCCAGGGATCTTGGAACGAATTGTCGCATTTCATCGTCGCAACGCAGTCTCCATCCCTGACGACATTGACCAAGGGCGTGGCCTCACTGGCAAGCGGACAGCTCAGCGCAGGCACCCAGTATCCAATAAAGCTAGCCGCCGCGGCAATTATGACGGTCCCCGTAGCGGTGCTTTTCTTCATATTCCAGAAACGAATCATGAATACGAATGAAGGTTCGGTCAAGGAATGA
- a CDS encoding carbohydrate ABC transporter permease: MMFSSANPGSKKRGHSSDTSIKINHTREQISAWMFCAPMLIILGVFLVIPIVMALWVSFSDWSGRGSPFSSGVHFIGLGNYDSVLVTPGLSQSDFGTAIRNNAWYTLLVVPLQTLLSLLLAVMLNRRILKAKGFFRTAFYFPSVTSSVAITVLWLFLFGSTGSINAVLSWFGINGPNWFNDPRGLLQILFSHLGVSQGPALLTQHGLLGISWWDWLSGPSVAMFAIMLMVIFTTSGTFMLMFIAALQSIGEGTEEAAIMDGTNAWQRLWHVTVPQLKPTIFTVVTLGIIGTWQVFDQIYTGTRGGPSKTTLTPAYLSYSAAFDNQEWGQGAAISFILFVIIVVMTWIQRQIMKDRKMSRRKIAYYEALKSETRGLSNVSASQLRGKGNPDVANREGKNHE; encoded by the coding sequence ATGATGTTTTCATCAGCCAATCCCGGATCAAAGAAACGCGGGCATTCCTCAGATACCTCAATCAAGATCAATCACACCAGAGAACAGATTTCCGCATGGATGTTCTGTGCCCCCATGCTGATCATTCTTGGCGTCTTCCTGGTCATTCCAATCGTGATGGCGCTATGGGTGAGCTTCTCGGATTGGTCGGGGCGTGGCAGCCCATTTTCAAGTGGCGTGCATTTCATCGGACTGGGCAATTACGACTCGGTCCTGGTGACACCGGGTCTATCGCAAAGTGACTTCGGAACGGCGATTCGCAACAATGCCTGGTATACCTTGCTGGTCGTGCCATTGCAGACGCTACTGAGCCTGTTGCTGGCAGTAATGCTCAATCGCAGAATTCTCAAGGCGAAAGGCTTCTTCCGAACGGCGTTCTATTTTCCCTCTGTCACGAGTTCCGTCGCGATAACGGTGCTCTGGCTCTTCCTCTTTGGCTCGACAGGATCGATAAATGCGGTGCTTTCATGGTTCGGCATTAACGGACCGAATTGGTTCAACGACCCTCGTGGACTTCTGCAGATACTGTTCTCACATTTGGGAGTCAGCCAAGGGCCAGCGTTGCTGACCCAACATGGGCTGCTCGGCATCAGTTGGTGGGATTGGCTCTCTGGCCCATCGGTGGCCATGTTCGCGATCATGCTCATGGTCATCTTCACGACGTCAGGTACCTTCATGCTCATGTTCATCGCTGCCTTGCAAAGCATTGGTGAGGGAACCGAAGAAGCGGCGATCATGGATGGAACGAACGCATGGCAGAGGCTATGGCATGTAACGGTACCTCAATTGAAACCCACGATTTTCACGGTTGTCACGCTTGGAATCATTGGAACATGGCAGGTTTTCGACCAGATATACACAGGTACCAGGGGAGGGCCTTCGAAGACGACGCTCACTCCGGCGTATCTCTCCTATAGCGCTGCTTTCGATAATCAGGAATGGGGCCAGGGTGCTGCAATTTCATTCATTCTCTTCGTCATCATCGTCGTCATGACGTGGATTCAGCGCCAGATCATGAAGGATCGAAAGATGTCGCGTCGAAAGATTGCCTATTACGAGGCATTGAAGTCCGAGACGCGGGGATTGAGCAATGTGAGTGCATCGCAATTGCGTGGCAAGGGCAATCCTGACGTCGCCAATCGAGAAGGGAAGAATCATGAGTGA
- a CDS encoding extracellular solute-binding protein, giving the protein MKKKLAVAASTFSVVAMLLAGCGGSGFSSDSASSSDKLTSDTSKELTVLIASSGDPETNAVKKAVQEWATKNKRKATVSVASDINQQLSQGFASGSPTDVFYLAPDQLAGYASSGSLLAYGDQISNRSDYYSSLLQSLTYDGKLYAIPKDVSTLQLVINTDMWSAAGLTSADYPKTWSQLESVAKKLTTSKHVGLTFSPQYARVGTFMAEAGGGLVNAKGTKATANSAQSLKGLTEVKKLIASGSTAFSSDLGAGWGGEAFGTGKAAMTIEGNWILGSLAADYPNVKYKVIALPSGPAGKGTMQFTNGWGIAQDSPDQKGAISLVKYLTTKSVMMQFAKAFGIMPGNSKFAADWKKAYPDQAPFIDGLQYAIGVPTAKGASTVVSDFDSQLAQLKNTEPKTILDKTQKNLDAIYK; this is encoded by the coding sequence ATGAAAAAGAAACTGGCTGTCGCAGCATCGACTTTTTCCGTTGTTGCAATGTTGCTTGCGGGCTGTGGAGGTAGCGGATTCAGCAGTGATAGCGCATCGAGCTCTGACAAGCTCACTTCAGATACGAGCAAGGAGCTCACGGTGCTCATCGCTTCCTCTGGCGACCCCGAAACCAATGCGGTGAAGAAAGCCGTGCAGGAATGGGCAACGAAGAACAAGAGGAAGGCAACCGTTTCGGTTGCCAGTGACATCAATCAGCAGCTCTCGCAAGGATTTGCATCTGGCTCTCCGACCGATGTGTTCTATCTCGCTCCTGATCAGCTTGCTGGCTATGCTTCGAGCGGTTCGCTACTTGCGTATGGCGACCAGATCTCGAATCGTAGCGATTACTATTCCAGCCTTCTGCAAAGCCTGACGTATGACGGCAAGCTGTATGCCATTCCCAAGGATGTGTCTACGCTCCAGCTCGTCATCAATACGGATATGTGGTCTGCTGCCGGATTGACATCTGCTGATTATCCGAAGACGTGGTCACAGCTCGAATCCGTAGCCAAGAAGCTTACGACTTCCAAACATGTCGGGCTGACTTTCTCTCCACAGTATGCGAGGGTCGGAACCTTCATGGCCGAAGCCGGAGGCGGACTCGTGAATGCGAAAGGAACAAAGGCAACTGCAAATTCTGCGCAGAGTCTGAAAGGGTTGACCGAAGTCAAGAAGCTCATCGCTAGCGGTTCCACCGCGTTCTCCTCCGACCTCGGCGCAGGCTGGGGCGGAGAGGCGTTTGGCACGGGAAAGGCGGCGATGACCATTGAGGGCAATTGGATTCTGGGATCGCTCGCTGCTGATTATCCAAATGTGAAATACAAGGTGATTGCATTGCCTTCCGGACCGGCTGGCAAGGGAACCATGCAGTTCACGAACGGCTGGGGCATCGCTCAGGACAGTCCGGATCAGAAGGGAGCGATAAGTCTGGTGAAGTATCTGACGACAAAGTCCGTAATGATGCAGTTTGCGAAGGCTTTCGGCATCATGCCCGGCAATTCGAAGTTTGCTGCAGATTGGAAGAAGGCATATCCCGATCAGGCCCCATTCATCGACGGTCTGCAATATGCAATCGGCGTTCCGACGGCCAAGGGGGCCAGCACGGTCGTCTCGGACTTCGATTCCCAGCTTGCACAGCTGAAGAATACCGAGCCGAAGACAATCCTCGACAAGACGCAGAAGAATTTGGACGCAATCTACAAGTAG
- a CDS encoding LacI family DNA-binding transcriptional regulator yields the protein MVSIKDVARDAGVSPQTVSNYFNNPSIVMQRTRAKVEESVTRLHYTPNASARRLRAQRSYTLAAGIAPSGYSQIFDPLLHALVSEADKHGLRIMLYKTDSKADEIHQFASLVSGGDVDCFILTDTVYEDPRISWLVKHHQAFVLFGRPWGQETDDDAKLAWVDVDGKRGISELTQKLIVTGHRRIGFMGWPDPSGTGADRYSGWEQALLTAKLSTQREIATLRIDSEDNIRAGQIACGKLLERQPDLDAIVCVSDTLATGAHTFLPPHCPITITGFDNTSSAQSLGFTSLEQPTLDIAHELVRIAVERINGSEDPSLVRDVASQHVLLAPKIIVR from the coding sequence ATGGTCAGTATCAAAGACGTTGCACGCGATGCAGGCGTATCGCCCCAGACCGTGTCAAACTATTTCAACAATCCTTCGATTGTCATGCAAAGGACGCGGGCAAAAGTCGAGGAGTCGGTCACCAGACTCCACTACACTCCCAATGCGTCAGCGCGCAGGCTCAGAGCTCAACGCAGCTACACACTTGCCGCCGGCATAGCTCCATCGGGATACTCACAGATATTCGACCCCCTGCTGCATGCGCTGGTCAGCGAAGCCGACAAGCATGGCCTACGAATCATGCTGTACAAAACCGATTCGAAGGCTGATGAGATTCATCAATTCGCGTCATTGGTATCTGGCGGAGATGTCGATTGCTTCATCTTGACCGATACCGTGTATGAGGATCCACGAATATCCTGGCTCGTGAAACATCATCAGGCGTTCGTTCTCTTTGGACGCCCTTGGGGGCAGGAAACGGACGATGATGCAAAGCTTGCATGGGTTGACGTCGATGGCAAACGGGGCATTTCCGAACTGACACAGAAGCTCATCGTCACCGGTCATCGGCGAATAGGCTTTATGGGCTGGCCGGACCCATCAGGAACGGGAGCCGACAGATACTCCGGTTGGGAGCAGGCACTGCTCACTGCCAAACTCTCCACGCAGCGGGAGATTGCAACTCTGCGCATCGATTCCGAAGACAACATTCGGGCAGGTCAGATTGCCTGTGGAAAACTACTCGAGCGGCAACCCGACTTGGATGCAATCGTCTGCGTGAGCGATACCCTGGCAACAGGGGCACACACATTTCTCCCACCCCATTGCCCAATTACCATCACAGGATTCGACAACACCTCGTCCGCCCAGTCACTTGGCTTTACCTCGCTGGAACAGCCAACTCTTGACATAGCCCATGAACTTGTTCGCATCGCTGTCGAAAGGATCAATGGGAGCGAGGACCCCTCACTCGTAAGGGATGTGGCTTCGCAACACGTGCTGCTCGCGCCAAAGATCATCGTGCGATAG
- a CDS encoding alpha-glucosidase, translating into MTTQQRVLISDSTRTNGETPNPWWTNAVVYQIYPRSFQDSNGDGLGDLPGITSRLDYLQELGVDVIWLSPVYKSPQDDNGYDISDYQDIDPMFGTLDDMDELIAQAHHRGIKIVMDLVVNHTSDEHAWFQASRDRNDEHADWYWWRDARPGMAPGEPGAEPNNWGSYFGGSAWEYDEGRGQYFFHQFSRKQPDLNWENPEVRRAVYAMMNWWMDRGIDGFRMDVIVLISKFMDAQGRLPGEAGSQLEDNPVGPEGFSDPSVFCCDGPRLEEYLAEMRREVFSRRDGYLTVGEAPGLPAARTGEITDPKNKELDMLFLFEQVGIDHGASKWDVRPFEPKKLRTVMSNQQNAVRDAGWASLYFDNHDQPRVVSRWGDTSTEELRIRSAKALGLLLHMHRGTPYIYQGEELGMTNAGFTKLEQYRDIESIDLYHQRVVETKIQSSDDMLHAMSIMSRDNARTPMQWDDTKYAGFTASYAPEEPWISVNPNHDVVNAQVELKDDDSVLAFYRKLIDLRHTDSLVSAGAWNMLDENDPTVYAFTRSLPDGSDAHGELLVVVNLSSKSAALPGQTAHLLGVDDGASSISSMGGIDSEQVVLSTYSPEQTAASLLTGSLSPWEGFIYRIDR; encoded by the coding sequence ATGACTACACAGCAGCGAGTTCTTATATCGGATTCGACTCGTACAAATGGCGAAACGCCAAACCCGTGGTGGACGAATGCGGTGGTGTATCAGATCTATCCTAGAAGCTTTCAGGATTCGAACGGCGATGGTCTGGGAGACCTTCCTGGCATCACATCGCGTCTTGACTATCTGCAGGAGCTTGGTGTCGACGTTATCTGGCTGAGTCCGGTCTATAAGTCCCCGCAGGACGACAATGGCTATGATATTTCCGATTATCAGGATATCGACCCCATGTTTGGCACCTTGGATGACATGGATGAGCTGATAGCCCAGGCACATCATCGCGGCATCAAGATTGTCATGGATCTGGTGGTGAACCATACTTCCGACGAGCATGCATGGTTCCAGGCATCACGGGATAGGAACGACGAGCATGCCGACTGGTACTGGTGGCGTGATGCGCGTCCGGGCATGGCTCCTGGCGAGCCCGGCGCCGAGCCGAACAATTGGGGTTCGTATTTCGGTGGCTCCGCATGGGAATACGATGAGGGAAGAGGACAATACTTCTTCCACCAGTTCTCTCGCAAACAACCCGATCTGAATTGGGAGAACCCAGAAGTTCGCCGTGCCGTCTATGCGATGATGAATTGGTGGATGGACCGTGGCATCGATGGGTTCCGCATGGACGTCATCGTTCTGATTTCGAAGTTCATGGATGCGCAAGGTCGCCTGCCAGGTGAGGCCGGAAGCCAACTAGAGGACAACCCGGTTGGTCCCGAAGGATTCTCAGACCCGTCGGTGTTCTGCTGCGACGGCCCTCGTCTGGAAGAGTACCTTGCAGAGATGCGCCGTGAGGTGTTCAGCCGCCGTGACGGATATCTCACCGTGGGTGAGGCCCCCGGATTGCCTGCCGCCAGAACCGGCGAAATCACCGACCCGAAGAACAAGGAACTCGATATGCTGTTCCTCTTCGAACAGGTGGGGATCGATCATGGCGCATCCAAATGGGACGTCCGGCCATTTGAGCCCAAGAAGCTGCGCACGGTCATGTCCAATCAGCAGAATGCCGTTCGCGATGCCGGATGGGCAAGCCTGTATTTCGACAACCATGATCAGCCACGCGTGGTTTCCCGGTGGGGCGATACATCCACCGAGGAGCTTCGCATTCGTTCGGCGAAGGCCCTGGGGCTTCTGCTGCACATGCATCGTGGAACTCCCTATATCTATCAGGGCGAGGAACTGGGCATGACCAACGCCGGATTCACCAAGCTCGAACAGTACCGTGACATTGAATCGATCGATCTGTATCATCAGCGTGTGGTCGAGACCAAGATCCAGTCGTCGGACGACATGCTCCATGCAATGTCAATCATGAGCCGTGACAATGCCCGGACTCCGATGCAATGGGATGACACGAAATACGCCGGATTCACTGCATCGTATGCACCGGAGGAACCATGGATTTCGGTCAATCCCAACCACGATGTCGTCAACGCTCAGGTTGAGCTGAAGGATGATGACTCGGTGCTCGCCTTCTATAGGAAGCTCATTGATCTTCGACATACCGACAGTCTTGTCTCCGCTGGCGCGTGGAACATGCTTGACGAGAACGATCCGACCGTATATGCGTTTACCCGTTCACTGCCAGATGGTTCCGATGCTCATGGAGAGCTGTTGGTCGTAGTGAACCTGTCTTCGAAATCCGCCGCGCTTCCCGGTCAGACCGCACATCTGCTCGGAGTCGATGATGGCGCATCGAGCATCTCATCCATGGGTGGAATCGATTCCGAGCAGGTGGTGCTCAGCACTTATTCTCCCGAGCAGACTGCCGCCTCGTTGCTCACTGGTTCGTTGTCTCCATGGGAAGGCTTCATCTATCGCATTGATCGTTGA